From a single Eretmochelys imbricata isolate rEreImb1 chromosome 13, rEreImb1.hap1, whole genome shotgun sequence genomic region:
- the LOC144273803 gene encoding protein FAM83D-A-like, with protein MANQSQCLEDAPGRWPRGEPSSPELYSEAQRLALEELVAGGRAAFRAFLRREQVPGFLSEPEIQAVLQAAAPPAGAETGAAEPSLSASLDCSSLTYFPEQSDVEPPVLELGWPAFSSGSYRGLTRVEALFQPSFGETIYSCKEAVRRQIRSAREVIAVVMDTFTDIDIFKDLQEACSKRKVSVYILLDRASFPHFLKMCRNLGVDHEQEKLMRVRTISGNTYCTRSGVKIVGRVQEKFILVDGIRVTTGSYSFTWTDGKLSSSNILILSGPAVARFDLEFRILFARSKPINPKLSSGCKKSGMFDQLLRRTKASSDWMKENFLRMEFFYLRAFIENMRKKQSFLIASREAKCESNIIMQASPPLTEKNVSAVMRPRWSIESFTWTDGKLSSSNILILSGPAVARFDLEFRILFARSKPINPKLSSGCKKSGMFDQLLRRTKASSDWMKENFLRMEFFYLRAFIENMRKKQSFLIASREAKCESNIIMQASPPLTEKNVSAVMRPRWSIESHWKTNLKLREGNTQTVVLLKTTTTQASKHKTVLLSLPPR; from the exons ATGGCGAACCAGTCCCAGTGCCTGGAGGACGcgcccggccgctggccccgcggGGAGCCGAGCTCGCCCGAGCTCTACAGCGAGGCGCAGCGGCTGGCGCTGGAGGAGCTGGTGGCGGGCGGCCGCGCCGCTTTCCGCGCTTTCCTGCGCCGGGAGCAGGTGCCCGGCTTCCTCTCGGAGCCCGAGATCCAGGCCGTCCTCCAGGCGGCCGCGCCGCCGGCCGGGGCCGAGACCGGGGCGGCCGAGCCCTCGCTCAGCGCCTCGCTGGACTGCTCCTCGCTCACCTACTTCCCCGAGCAGTCGGACGTGGAGCCGCCcgtgctggagctgggctggccgGCCTTCTCCAGCGGCTCGTACCGCGGCCTCACCCGCGTGGAGGCGCTTTTCCAGCCCAGCTTCGGGGAGACCATCTACAGCTGCAAGGAGGCGGTGCGCAGGCAGATCCGCTCGGCCAGGGAG gTTATTGCTGTGGTTATGGATACTTTCACAGACATTGATATCTTCAAAGACCTTCAGGAAGCCTGTAGCAAGCGGAAAGTTAGCGTGTACATCCTTTTAGATCGTGCTTCATTTCCCCACTTTCTGAAAATGTGCAGAAATCTAGGAGTTGATCATGAGCAGGAGAAG CTGATGAGAGTTCGAACTATATCAGGAAACACCTATTGCACAAGGTCAGGAGTCAAAATTGTGGGGAGGGTCCAAGAAAAGTTTATCTTGGTTGACGGCATAAGAGTGACAACAGGTTCCTACAG TTTCACATGGACTGATGGGAAACTAAGCAGCAGTAACATCTTGATTCTGTCGGGCCCAGCAGTTGCACGCTTTGACCTGGAATTCCGGATCCTTTTTGCACGGTCAAAGCCCATCAACCCCAAACTGTCATCCGGTTGCAAGAAGAGTGGAATGTTTGATCAGCTGCTCAGGAGAACAAAGGCTTCCAGTGACTGGATGAAGGAAAACTTCTTGAGAATGGAGTTTTTCTACCTTAGAGCATTTATAGAAAACATGAGAAAGAAACAGAGCTTCTTGATTGCCTCCAGGGAGGCAAAGTGTGAGTCAAATATCATAATGCAGGCATCTCCACCGTTGACTGAGAAGAATGTCTCTGCAGTCATGAGGCCACGTTGGAGCATAGAGAG TTTCACATGGACTGATGGGAAACTAAGCAGCAGTAACATCTTGATTCTGTCGGGCCCAGCAGTTGCACGCTTTGACCTGGAATTCCGGATCCTTTTTGCACGGTCAAAGCCCATCAACCCCAAACTGTCATCCGGTTGCAAGAAGAGTGGAATGTTTGATCAGCTGCTCAGGAGAACAAAGGCTTCCAGTGACTGGATGAAGGAAAACTTCTTGAGAATGGAGTTTTTCTACCTTAGAGCATTTATAGAAAACATGAGAAAGAAACAGAGCTTCTTGATTGCCTCCAGGGAGGCAAAGTGTGAGTCAAATATCATAATGCAGGCATCTCCACCGTTGACTGAGAAGAATGTCTCTGCAGTCATGAGGCCACGTTGGAGCATAGAGAG CCACTGGAAAACAAATCTCAAATTGAGAGAAGGCAATACTCAAACAGTGGTTCTTCTGAAGACTACTACAACTCAGGCCAGCAAACATAAGACTGTATTGTTGTCTCTGCCTCCTAGGTGA